The genome window TAGGGACGGCGGACCATGATCTGGGTCTGGCTGGCGCCATAGTTGAACGAGATATCAAACCGGCCCTTAGTGCCCGGAGGCGCTTCGATCAAACCCGTTGCGCCTATACCCGCGCGCACCATGTCCTGATAAGACTGGTATTCCAGATTATTGGCCTGCGTGGGGTCCGCCGGCACGAACTGATATGTCTGCCCTTCGACGTTCGCCGGCCATTGCTGAAACGACGTAACCCGCGCGGATACCGTGGGTGCGGCGCAGCCCGTCAATGCCAGCACTCCCAACAAGGCCAATACACCGGCCCAACGGCCTACACTGAAGAAAGACGATCTGGACATTTTGCGACTCCTCTTGCGCGCGACGGCGCCATCATACTGACCTTTGACAGCGGCTATCGCAAAAAGTTTGTGCTAGCCCATAAGCTCCAGCCGGCGGCCAGCAGCCAGCTACTACAATAGACCTCTCGTTCATACAGGACTGCAATCCCATGCGCACAGACACGCCCATTACCGTATTTCGCAAGGATTACCAGCCCTACCCCTACGACATTCCCGAAGTCTCCCTAGCCTTCGATCTGGCGCCCGAAGCCACCGAGGTGCGCTGCACGATGCGCGTGTTGCGCAAGCCCGGCGCCAGCACCGACGCGGCCTTGATACTGGATGGTGAAGACCTGGAACTCGTCTCGGTAGGCGTCAATGGCGCGCCCCTGGCCGCCGACGGTTACCACCTGTCCGAACAAAGCCTGGCGTTGTACGGCCTGCCCGCTGACGCCACGATTGAGATCGTCAGCCGTTGCAATCCGTCCGCCAACTCCACGTTGATGGGCTTGTATGTGTCGGGCGGGAATTTCTTCACCCAATGTGAAGCCGAGGGCTTTCGCCGCATTACCTGGTTCGCCGACCGTCCCGACGTGATGTCGCGGTACCGCGTCACCTTGCGCGCCCAGCCGCAATATCCCGTGCTGCTGTCCAACGGCAACCTGATCGCAACGCGCCAATTGCCTGATGGGCGCAATGAAGTCGAATGGGAAGATCCATTTCCCAAGCCCTGCTATCTGTTTGCGCTGGTCGCCGGTAATCTGACGCACCGTGAAACCACGGTCAAGACGGCAAGCGGCCGCGACGTCTTGCTACAGGTCTACAGTGACCCGGGTTCCGAAACCAAGACGGAATGGGCCTTGGATTCCCTGGTGCGCGCGCTGCGTTGGGATGAAACCCGCTTCGGCCTGGAGCTGGATCTGGACCGCTTCATGATTGTGGCGGTCCATGATTTCAACATGGGTGCGATGGAAAACAAGGGATTGAACATCTTCAATGCCGCGTATGTGCTGGCCGATCCCGACACCGCCACGGACGCCAATTATGAAGGCATCGAATCCGTCATCGGACACGAGTACTTCCATAACTGGACCGGCAACCGGATTACCTGCCGCGACTGGTTCCAGTTAAGCCTGAAAGAAGGTCTGACCGTCTTCCGCGACCAGGAGTTCAGCGCTGACATGATGGCGCATGACATGGACGCAGCCGCTGCAGCCAGCGCGCGCGCCGTCAAGCGTATCGATGACGTGGTGGCGCTGCGCGCAGCCCAGTTCCCGGAAGATGCAGGCCCCATGGCCCACCCCATCCGCCCCGAGAGCTACCAAGAGATCGGCAACTTCTACACCGCCACGGTGTACGAAAAAGGCGCCGAGGTCATCCGTATGCAGCACACCCTGCTGGGCGAGGAAGGCTTCCGTGCCGGCATGGACGAGTATTTTCGCCGCCATGACGGTCAGGCCGTAACCTGCGACGATTTTGTGGATGCCATGGAATCCGTCTACGTGCGCCAGCACCCAGGCCGCGACTTGTCCGTGTTTCGCCGCTGGTATCGCCAGGCAGGCACACCGCGTGTCACGGTCAAACTGGATCACGATGCCGCGACGCGCCGCTGCACGGTCACGCTTACCCAGGAATGCCAACCGGTTGGCGTAGAGAAAAAGGCAGGCGCCGACTACGTCAAGGCGCCGTATCACATCCCGTTTGCTTTGGGCCTGCTGGATCATGAAGGCCGCGCCCTGCCCCTGCGCCACGAAGGCACCGTGCAAGAAACCGCGCTGCTGGAACTGACAACGCACAGCCAGCAATGGGTATTCGAAGATATCGCCGATTACCCCGTGCCGTCTTTGCTGCGTGACTTTTCTGCGCCGGTCATTGTCGACTACGACTGGACGGACGAAGAACTGGCGCTGCTATCCGCGCACGACAGCAATCCGTTTGCACGCTGGGAAGCCGGCCAGGAACTGGCTACGCGCCAGATTTTGGCGCTGGCGCAAGCTCGCCAGGCCGGCCGCACGCTGCATGCGGATGCCGCCTTCATCGACGCATGGCGCGCCCTGCTGACCGACCCGGCGATTGACGCCGCCTATCGTGCGCGCGCCCTGGCCCTGCCGTCAGAAAAGACGCTGGCCGAACGCATGCACGCCGTAGATCCGCCCGCGCTGGCCGTTGCTCGTGATTTCCTGCGCGCTGAACTCGGCCGCCAACTGACCGCCGAATTCCGTCTGGCGTTCGACCAAAACCAGACGCCGGGCGAGTACAGCCCCGCGCCCGTGCCGGCTGGCATGCGCGCACTGAAGAATCTGGCGCTCAGCCACCTGCTGGCCGCTGGCGAACACGAAGCGCAGCGCCTGGCAGAACAGCAGTACGAAAAAGCGGGCAACATGACAGACAGCATGGCCGCGCTGTCCGCGTTGATCAATTACGGTCAGGGTGAGTTCCCGCAAGAAGCGCTTGCCGCGTTCTACGACAAGTGGAGCGACAATCCGCTGGTGGTGGACAAGTGGTTTGCCCTGCAGGCGGCAGCCCGCTCAACCACCGTGCAGACGGCGCGTGATCTGATGACGCACCCCGCCTTCACCTTGCGCAATCCAAATCGCGCTCGCGCCTTGATTTTCCAGTTTTGCCTGAACAACGCCCGCGGCATGCATCACCCGGATGGCACGGGTTATGCGTTCTGGGCGGAACAGGTGCTGGCGCTGGATGCGCTGAATCCGGAAATCGCAGCACGCCTGGCGCGTGCGCTGGACAACTGGTCGCGCTACGTGCCGGCCTTGCGCACGCCGATGCAGGCGGCCCTGCAACAGGTGCGCGCGCATGAAGGTTTGTCGCGCAACGTGCAGGAAATCGTATCCAAGGCTTTAGAATTCGCAGCATAGGGAGACCCTTTTGAAACGTAAAACACTGACTCAATACCTGGTGGAGCAACAACGCTCCGCCCAAGCCCTTGCCCCGGAAGTGCGGCTGCTCATCGAAGTGGTGGCGCGCGCCTGCAAGGCCATCAGCCATGCCGTCAGCAAGGGCGCGCTGGGCGGCGTTCTGGGCAGCCTGGAAAGCGAGAACGTCCAAGGCGAAGTGCAGAAGAAGCTGGACGTGTTGTCCAACGAAATTCTGCTGGAAGCCAATGAATGGGGCGGCCACCTGGCGGCCATGGCATCGGAAGAAATGGAAACTATCCATCTGATCCCGAACCGCTACCCCAAGGGCGAATACCTGCTGCTGTTTGATCCCCTGGACGGCTCGTCGAACATTGACGTAAACGTCTCCATCGGCACGATCTTCTCCGTGCTGCAAGCGCCGCACAACGTGTCGGGCGCGCCCGTCTGCGAACAGGATTTCCTGCAACCGGGCAACAAGCAGGTCGTGGCCGGCTACGCTGTCTATGGCCCGCAGACCATGCTGGTCCTGACCATCGGCAACGGCGTGGTGGGCTTCACGCTGGATCGCGAAATGGGCTCGTGGGTACTCACGCACGAAGACATCAAGGTGCCGGAAGACACCAAGGAATTCGCGATCAATATGTCGAACATGCGTCACTGGGCTCCCCCGGTCAAACGCTATGTGGACGACTGCCTGGCTGGCACGACCGGCCCGTTGGGCAAGGACTACAACATGCGCTGGATCGCCTCGATGGTGGCGGACGTGCATCGCATCCTGACCCGCGGCGGCATCTTCATGTACCCCTGGGATGCCCGCGAACCGGGCAAGGCAGGCAAGCTGCGCCTGATGTACGAAGCCAATCCCATGAGCTTCCTGATCGAACAGGCCGGCGGCGCGTCGATCAATGGCACCCAGCGCATCATGGACATCCAGCCCGACACCCTGCACCAGCGCGTCAGCGTGATTCTGGGTTCGAAGAACGAAGTCGAGCGCGTGGGTCTGTACCATGCGCAAGAAGCGGCGAAGTAAAACCTCGCTGCACTAAAAAGCCCCGGCTGAAATTTCAGTCCGGGGCTTTTTTTATCGCGCGTGTTAAGCAATACAGGTCACTTGACCTCTTCAATGGACTTCACATCGTCCTTATTGATCTGGACCTTCTTGCCGTCCTTATCGTATTCATACATGCCGGACTTCTTGTCGTAAGTCGGCGTATCGGGGGTTACGGTCGAGGTCCCGTCCCGTTGCTGAATGACCGAGGGCGACGAGCATCCGGCCAGCACCCCAACTCCGGTCACCACCAGGGCCAACGTCATGGTCTTCAGGTTCATGGGCGTGTTCTCCAAGTGTTGATTAGGTGAACCCACTGTATCGGCAACCTGGCCCCAAATACATGTCTGGTTGTGGTCAAAATGCGTAAGAACGTAATCCCGCCCGTCCTACATCGTAAAAAACCCCTGGCAGAGCACGTCTGCCAGGGGTTTTGCTCTTACATAAACCGCAAGCAGTTACACCTTTACACCTTCGCGTTGGCCTCGATGAAACGGCGTACGGCGGCTTCGGTGCATTCCAGAACTTCCACACGCTGCGGCAAGGATTCCAGATTGGCCAGGTTGCCCGGCGGCGTGGCCGGACGGCCAAGCGCTTCTTCGATGGTTTCCGAGAACTTTGCCGGCAAGGCGGTTTCCAGAACCAGCATCGGCACGCCCGGTTCGACGAACTCACGCGCGACCTTCACGCCATCGGCGGTGTGCGGATCGATCAATACACCCGTGGTTTCGTAGACGGCGCGGATGGTCGCCAGACGATCCGCGTGCGAGCTTTGGCCGGACACGAAGCCATAGCGTTCCTCGAACTGGGGCTGAAGAGCGGACAGATCGAACGATCCATCGCGCGCCACGGATGCCCACAAGGCCTTCACGCGGTCGGCATCGCGGCCGACCAGGTCAAACACAAAGCGTTCGAAGTTCGACGCACGCGAGATGTCCATCGACGGACTGGACGTGGCGTAAGTTTGCTCGGCGGGGCGCGGACGATAAACGCCCGTGCGGAAGAATTCTTCCAGCACGTTGTTCTCGTTCGTGGCCAGCACCAGACGGCGCACCGGCAAACCCATGCTGCGGGCAATGTGGCCCGACAGGATATTGCCGAAGTTGCCCGAGGGTACGGCGAACGACACCTGCTGTCCGGGCTTGTCGGTGGCGCGCAGCCAGCCATGGAAGTAATAGACCACCTGAGCGGCAATGCGCGCCCAGTTGATGGAGTTGACCGCGCCCAGACGGTACTTGGTCTTGAATTCCAGGTCGCCTGCCAGTGCCTTGACGATGTCCTGCGCTTCATCGAACACGCCGTGCACGGCGATGTTGTGGATGTTCTCGTCTTGCAGGGAATACATCTGCGCGCGCTGGAAGGCGCTCATGCGGCCATGCGGCGACAGCATGAACACCGCCACACCCGCTTTGCCGCGCAAGGCGTATTCCGCCGCCGAGCCCGTGTCGCCGGAGGTTGCGCCCAGGATATTCAGTGTGGTGCCGCGCTGGGCCAGCACGTATTCAAAGACTTGGCCCAGAAACTGCATGGCCATGTCCTTGAAAGCCAGCGTCGGCCCTTCGGACAGACCCAGCAGCGACAAGCCGCCTTCCAGCGGACGCAGCGGAACGATGTCTTCGCTGTTGAACGTCTCTGGCGTGTAGGCGGCGCGTGTCAGCCGGCGCAGGTCATCCGCAGGAATGTCGGTTGCGAATAGCGACAGCACCTCGAACGCCAGATCCGCGTAAGTCAGACCACGCCAGGACTCAAGCGTCTGTTCTGATACCTGGGGCAGATGTTCCGGCACGGCCAGACCGCCGTCCGGCGCCAGGCCTTCCAGCAGGATGTCCGAGAACGGCTGGGCAGCCATGCCGCCACGGGTAGAGATGTATTTCATGTCAGGTTCTCCACGCGCAGGCGCGTCACCTTCGACCGCACGAACGGCATGGCTTCGATGCGCTCGATGGCTTGATTGACGTTGCCTTCCACCGCTTCATGCGTGAGGAAGATGATGTCTGCGCCGCCGATATGGGACGGCTGTTGGATCATCGACCCGATGGAGATGGAACGGTCGGCCAGAATGCGGGCGATATCCGCCAGCACGCCAGGCTGATCGTCCACGCGCAGACGCAGGTAGTACGAGGTGCTGACCAGCTCGATCGGCAGGATCGGCGTGTCCGACATCGCGTCCGGCTGGAACGCCAGATGCGGCACTCGGTTGCCCG of Achromobacter seleniivolatilans contains these proteins:
- a CDS encoding DUF4136 domain-containing protein codes for the protein MSRSSFFSVGRWAGVLALLGVLALTGCAAPTVSARVTSFQQWPANVEGQTYQFVPADPTQANNLEYQSYQDMVRAGIGATGLIEAPPGTKGRFDISFNYGASQTQIMVRRPYDPYFYGGYGYGGFYGPRPWGPGYGYWGSDWVDVPMAVQRNTLSLKIRDTQRGGAEVYRSTAFILSDGDDFMRTMPYLVRAIFDNFPGNNGAEREIQFPVR
- the pepN gene encoding aminopeptidase N is translated as MRTDTPITVFRKDYQPYPYDIPEVSLAFDLAPEATEVRCTMRVLRKPGASTDAALILDGEDLELVSVGVNGAPLAADGYHLSEQSLALYGLPADATIEIVSRCNPSANSTLMGLYVSGGNFFTQCEAEGFRRITWFADRPDVMSRYRVTLRAQPQYPVLLSNGNLIATRQLPDGRNEVEWEDPFPKPCYLFALVAGNLTHRETTVKTASGRDVLLQVYSDPGSETKTEWALDSLVRALRWDETRFGLELDLDRFMIVAVHDFNMGAMENKGLNIFNAAYVLADPDTATDANYEGIESVIGHEYFHNWTGNRITCRDWFQLSLKEGLTVFRDQEFSADMMAHDMDAAAAASARAVKRIDDVVALRAAQFPEDAGPMAHPIRPESYQEIGNFYTATVYEKGAEVIRMQHTLLGEEGFRAGMDEYFRRHDGQAVTCDDFVDAMESVYVRQHPGRDLSVFRRWYRQAGTPRVTVKLDHDAATRRCTVTLTQECQPVGVEKKAGADYVKAPYHIPFALGLLDHEGRALPLRHEGTVQETALLELTTHSQQWVFEDIADYPVPSLLRDFSAPVIVDYDWTDEELALLSAHDSNPFARWEAGQELATRQILALAQARQAGRTLHADAAFIDAWRALLTDPAIDAAYRARALALPSEKTLAERMHAVDPPALAVARDFLRAELGRQLTAEFRLAFDQNQTPGEYSPAPVPAGMRALKNLALSHLLAAGEHEAQRLAEQQYEKAGNMTDSMAALSALINYGQGEFPQEALAAFYDKWSDNPLVVDKWFALQAAARSTTVQTARDLMTHPAFTLRNPNRARALIFQFCLNNARGMHHPDGTGYAFWAEQVLALDALNPEIAARLARALDNWSRYVPALRTPMQAALQQVRAHEGLSRNVQEIVSKALEFAA
- a CDS encoding class 1 fructose-bisphosphatase, with the protein product MKRKTLTQYLVEQQRSAQALAPEVRLLIEVVARACKAISHAVSKGALGGVLGSLESENVQGEVQKKLDVLSNEILLEANEWGGHLAAMASEEMETIHLIPNRYPKGEYLLLFDPLDGSSNIDVNVSIGTIFSVLQAPHNVSGAPVCEQDFLQPGNKQVVAGYAVYGPQTMLVLTIGNGVVGFTLDREMGSWVLTHEDIKVPEDTKEFAINMSNMRHWAPPVKRYVDDCLAGTTGPLGKDYNMRWIASMVADVHRILTRGGIFMYPWDAREPGKAGKLRLMYEANPMSFLIEQAGGASINGTQRIMDIQPDTLHQRVSVILGSKNEVERVGLYHAQEAAK
- a CDS encoding YgdI/YgdR family lipoprotein; its protein translation is MNLKTMTLALVVTGVGVLAGCSSPSVIQQRDGTSTVTPDTPTYDKKSGMYEYDKDGKKVQINKDDVKSIEEVK
- the thrC gene encoding threonine synthase; translated protein: MKYISTRGGMAAQPFSDILLEGLAPDGGLAVPEHLPQVSEQTLESWRGLTYADLAFEVLSLFATDIPADDLRRLTRAAYTPETFNSEDIVPLRPLEGGLSLLGLSEGPTLAFKDMAMQFLGQVFEYVLAQRGTTLNILGATSGDTGSAAEYALRGKAGVAVFMLSPHGRMSAFQRAQMYSLQDENIHNIAVHGVFDEAQDIVKALAGDLEFKTKYRLGAVNSINWARIAAQVVYYFHGWLRATDKPGQQVSFAVPSGNFGNILSGHIARSMGLPVRRLVLATNENNVLEEFFRTGVYRPRPAEQTYATSSPSMDISRASNFERFVFDLVGRDADRVKALWASVARDGSFDLSALQPQFEERYGFVSGQSSHADRLATIRAVYETTGVLIDPHTADGVKVAREFVEPGVPMLVLETALPAKFSETIEEALGRPATPPGNLANLESLPQRVEVLECTEAAVRRFIEANAKV